DNA sequence from the Acidobacteriota bacterium genome:
AATCCGACCTACACATGGGCAGCGTTTCCTTTAACGAAGGCAAGATCGTTGATGCCGAATGCAATGGAGCTAATGGCCACGCGGCTTTTCGCGACCTGATCGAGATCAACTCCGGCACTTTTGAGTTCAATATTTCCGAAAAGGAATTCCCGATCGTGATCGCTATCACGAGTAATACCAACTTCCTTCTCGACGTACTCACCGAACTCGATAATGAACGGGCCGAAAAGCAAGGCTTACGGAGTGTCGGTGACGAATTGATGTAGGCTGTGCGTCTGCCTGCTCAGATCGACATTCTTTTGCCGATTTGCCGGGAACGCAGGTTCCTCCGGCGTGACGACGTTGAGGCAATACTCAAGTGAGTTTACCTGACGTTCTCTACACCCGCCGAAGTGGCGGCGTTGCGGGCGAGGGCAACTGCGTTCCAGTGGTTTCAAAGGTTGACTTCGACGGCCCAATCCTACAAAATATAGTGCTCAACACAACTCACAGCACTATAGAATGTTTAAGCTTCAGCGTCTCGAAATATCAGGTTTTAAATCATTTGCCGACTACACTGAGATAGTTTTTACCGGCAGCGGCATCACTGCGGTGGTAGGGCCAAACGGCTGCGGCAAGTCAAACGTCTCTGACGCAATGTCGTGGGTGCTCGGCGAGCAGCGTGCAAAATCGCTTCGCGGCGGCGAAATGAAGGATGTCGTTTTTGCCGGAACCCGCAGCCGAAAACCGGGCGGAATGGCTGAGGTCGTCCTGCATCTTGTCCGCGACGATACCGTTTTCGATGGCGACGATCACGAGCTTTCCGATATCGATCAGGCTCTATCTGGTATCGATGAAGCCGCGGTCGACATGGATGAGATCGAAGGCATCGAGCCGGAATTGGAGGAGATCGCTGCTCAGGTTTCTGACGAGCAGAACGGATTTCACGACGATCAGGCGGTAGAAGGCGAACCGATCGAAGCGGTGAAGGCGATGGCTGTCGGTTCGACGCAGGTGCTTGAGAGCAAGATAAAAACGAAGCGTCACTGGCGTCCGCGTTCTTTCGCCCTGGATTTTGCTCCGGGCGAGGCGGTTTCGGTCACGCGGCGCTTGTATATGTCGGGCGAGAGTGAATATCAGCTCAACGGCAAAACGTGCCGTTTGCGCGACATTACCGATCTCTTTGCCGGTACGGGTTTGTCAGGTGCCCATTACGCGATCATCGAACAGGGACGTATCGGGCAGATCCTGTCGGCAAAACCGGCCGACCGCCGCAACCTAATTGAGGAGGCGGCCGGGATCTCAAAATTCCGTGCCCGCCAGCGCGCTGCGGAATCGCGTCTCGACAGTGCAAAATCGAACCTGAGCCGTATCTTCGACATCATTTCTGAGGTCGAAACGCAGGTCAATTCACTTCGTCGGCAAGCTGCGAAAACACGGCGGTTCAAGATCCTGCAGGAAGAGTTTCGCGAACTTCTCCGCCAGCTTTATGCGGCTGAAGGGCGATATTTGACCGATCTTTCAAACGAACTGGCGATCCAGCTTGGTCGATCAGAAGAGATCGAGGCGGAACTCCAGGCCCAGGTCAAAGCAAAGGAAGATGCAGCTCGTGACGCGACGCAAAAGGCCCGCGATGCTGAGGAAAGCCTTGCTGAGCTTCGAAAAATACACGCTAATAACATCCTCGAACGCGACCGTGCCGAAAGAGAACACATCTATAAGTCCGATCAGATCGTAGGGCTGAACACCCGGTGCGAAGCGCTGCGGGCTGAGATCAAGGTCAGCAAAGAGCGTCATGCTTCGCTCGGTGACGAGCTGGAAAAGCTGCGAAAAGACGAGCAGAATGAGACGGCGGAATACGCCAAGGCAGAAGCAATTCTCCGGAGTTCCGAAGACGAGCACCGCAAGGAAGCGGCTTCGCTGGCAGCGATCGAAGGTACGATCGAAAAACTCCGCAGCGAACTGATGCAGCACACAGGTGCGGCCGAGCGATTTGATGAGATATCGCGGCAACTCGAGAACAACCTCGAACGCCTCGAAATGCGTGCCGACGGGCTGCAGAAAGAAGGGTATCGAGCAGAAGAAACATTCGCCGCGAATCAGAAGCAGGCCGACGAACTCGCTCAAAATCTGACTTCGGAAGAAGGTAAACTTAAGGAGTTGAACGCTGAGAAAGATCTTCTTGTGGCGGCGACGAACGAAGCCCGCAACGTTGTTCGAACTGCAGAGGCCGAACTCAAAACTCTAAATGACGAGCATTCGGCAAAGCGTCACAGGCTCGCGACCCTGCGTGAACTTGAAGAAAAGAAAGCCGTTTACACTCCGCAGGTGCAGAAGTTGTTCGCGGAGCAGAAAAATATTGGCGTAAATCTCGCCGGTGTCTTGGCCGACCGGTTGAACGTCGATCGCGAAGCTGAAACGGCTGTCGAGATGCTCTTTGGTAATTTTTTGGAAGCTGTCGTAGTCGAATCCGTCAGGGATGCAAAGCTGGTTTCTAATTGGTTAAAAACGAACGACATCGGCCGCACAGCGATGATCATCCTGCCGAAGGATTTAGAAGCAGGAACTGATAAGGCAAGAACAGGTGATGGCTCTATGGCAGATCATCTTGGAGTATCAGGTGAACTCGCTAAGGTCTTGCAGCAGATATTTCCGCGAGAGATGTCGGCGAGGCTTGTGAAGGATCTCGACCAGAAGGTTTCCGATGGCGAGTTACTTGTCAATTACGAGGGCGACCTGCTACTTGGCGGACGGATGTTTGTGGGCGGAAAGCAGAAATCGACGGGAAAAAATTCCTCTCTGCTCGCGTTCAAACGCGAGTTGAGTCAACTCGGCAAGGAATGTACACGGCTTGAGGCGGCGATCGAAAAGGCTAACGCCGTAGTCGAGAGGGCGAAAGCGAGCCTAGTTGACAGCGAGAGCAAAACGGTCGATCTGCAGTCGCTGATCATCAAGGTCGATCGCGGTATTCACGGCCTGCAGATCCAGGTTCACGCCGCCCGTGAGGAGATCGCGAGGGCAGAGCGGCACCGCAAGGTCGTATCAGACGAAGCCGGACAGATCCGCTCGGAGATCGAAGAAGTTAAACAGCGGCGTGCCGATGCGATTTCGAACAAGCAGAGTGCTGAGGACGCGAGAACAGAAACGTCGGCGAGACTTGACTCTGTCGGCCTCGAACTCCACGTTGCTCGCGAAAAGGCCGAAGCAGCGATCGCGATCCTCAATGATAAACGCATGATCGCCGCGACATCTGACGAACGTCGGCGCTCAGCGGTGTCGGCTCTTCGTCGGGTAGAGAACGAACATCGTGAGATCGAATCCCGAATAGCCGTGCAGAATCTCGAATTGACCGAGGCCGAGGCGAAGATCAAAGATCTGCGCGATTCCATCAATGAGATCACTGATCGCATTTCGTCCGCTGGCACTGAGATCGAGAAGGAAAATACGGAACTTGCAGCCGCGATCGCCGGTTTGGCTGCGGCCCGAGAGCTTTCAGATAAGACCAGCGAGGAACTTGCCGACATCAACCGCCGCACTGTCGAGGCGAGAAACGAGAAAGCCGAGGTCGAGATCCGTCAGGCCGAGGCTCTGACGCGGTTACGAAATGCGAGCGATAACTGTCAGCAGGAATTGAACATTCCACTTGTAGAATTGGTCGAAAACACCGAGCCGAATGAGAATTTCGTACTCGAAAATGCCCG
Encoded proteins:
- the smc gene encoding chromosome segregation protein SMC, producing the protein MFKLQRLEISGFKSFADYTEIVFTGSGITAVVGPNGCGKSNVSDAMSWVLGEQRAKSLRGGEMKDVVFAGTRSRKPGGMAEVVLHLVRDDTVFDGDDHELSDIDQALSGIDEAAVDMDEIEGIEPELEEIAAQVSDEQNGFHDDQAVEGEPIEAVKAMAVGSTQVLESKIKTKRHWRPRSFALDFAPGEAVSVTRRLYMSGESEYQLNGKTCRLRDITDLFAGTGLSGAHYAIIEQGRIGQILSAKPADRRNLIEEAAGISKFRARQRAAESRLDSAKSNLSRIFDIISEVETQVNSLRRQAAKTRRFKILQEEFRELLRQLYAAEGRYLTDLSNELAIQLGRSEEIEAELQAQVKAKEDAARDATQKARDAEESLAELRKIHANNILERDRAEREHIYKSDQIVGLNTRCEALRAEIKVSKERHASLGDELEKLRKDEQNETAEYAKAEAILRSSEDEHRKEAASLAAIEGTIEKLRSELMQHTGAAERFDEISRQLENNLERLEMRADGLQKEGYRAEETFAANQKQADELAQNLTSEEGKLKELNAEKDLLVAATNEARNVVRTAEAELKTLNDEHSAKRHRLATLRELEEKKAVYTPQVQKLFAEQKNIGVNLAGVLADRLNVDREAETAVEMLFGNFLEAVVVESVRDAKLVSNWLKTNDIGRTAMIILPKDLEAGTDKARTGDGSMADHLGVSGELAKVLQQIFPREMSARLVKDLDQKVSDGELLVNYEGDLLLGGRMFVGGKQKSTGKNSSLLAFKRELSQLGKECTRLEAAIEKANAVVERAKASLVDSESKTVDLQSLIIKVDRGIHGLQIQVHAAREEIARAERHRKVVSDEAGQIRSEIEEVKQRRADAISNKQSAEDARTETSARLDSVGLELHVAREKAEAAIAILNDKRMIAATSDERRRSAVSALRRVENEHREIESRIAVQNLELTEAEAKIKDLRDSINEITDRISSAGTEIEKENTELAAAIAGLAAARELSDKTSEELADINRRTVEARNEKAEVEIRQAEALTRLRNASDNCQQELNIPLVELVENTEPNENFVLENARRDADDLREKLDNFGAINMLALEELGEAEERHLFLTSQRTDIIDSIQATEEALKEIKQRSRERFRSAFEAINEHFKQFFLDMFGGGRGEMTLLESDDILEAGIEVVAQPPGKRLQNIMLLSGGEKAMTAIALVLAIFKYRPSPFCLLDEVDAPLDDANVGRFATKIAEMSEKTQFIVITHNKRTMEAARALYGVTMQEAGVSKVVSVKFE